The Intestinibaculum porci DNA window GATGTTCATTTCTATGTCGAAAAAATAAAAAAGTGCAAGAAACGTTGAGACAATGCATAGTATTTGATACAATAGCTCTCGTTAGGAGGTAGCAAAATGAAACTACTGACTGTAGCCATTCCTTCTTATAATTCAGAAGCATATATGGCTCACGCTATTGAAAGCCTGCTGGGCAGTAAAGAAGATTTAGAAATCCTGATCATTGATGATGGATCAAAAGATCGTACCGGTGAAATCGGTGATGACTATCAGCGTAAATATCCTGATACCATTCGTTGTATTCATCAGGAAAATGGCGGACATGGCGCTGCCGTGAATACGGGTATTCGCAATGCCACAGGTAAATATTATAAAGTTTTAGATAGTGATGACTGGTTTGATGGAGAAGCTTTAAAGAAAGTAATCAGTACTTTAAAATCCTTAGGGGATGAAGGTGTTGATATGTTTATTGTCAATTATGTTTATGATAAACCAAGTGATCATAAACATAAAGCGATCCATTACTGGAATGCTTTACCCCGCAATAAAGTCTTCCACTGGTATGATATGCGACCATTATTACCAAGTCAGAACCTGTTAATGCATTCGGTGATCTATCGCTTAGATGTCTTAAAACGCTGTGGCCTAGAATTACCAAAACATACATTCTATGTCGATAACTTATTTGTGTACGAACCATTACCATATGTCGATACAATGTATTATTTAGATGTCAATCTGTATCATTATTTCATTGGCCGCGCTGATCAGTCAGTGAACGAAAGTGTCATGATTGGGCGAATCGATCAGCAGATCGCCGTCAATAAACGGATGATTGATGCCGTTGATATCATGTCTTTAAAATCACGGATGTTAAGATATTACATGATTCATTACTTAACGATGATTACGACAGTTACGACAGTCTTATTAACGAAAGCCGGCACCGACGAAGCCCTTGCTAAACGCGTCGATCTCTGGAACTATTTACAGGAGAAACGTCCTGAAGAATATCATGCAATTCGTCGCACTCTGCTTGGCAATGCCATGCGATTACATGGCCGCCGCGGCAATAAAGTGATGATGAAGGCTTATGCCATCGCCCAGCGCATCTTCGATTTCAATTAAGAGGTTGTTTTCCAATCTCTTTTTTGTTAGAATCGAAAAAGGTGAAAAAAATGAAAGAAAAAATCATAGCATTTTACGAAAGTCATAAATATATTTGGATCGTTGCCGTTTATTTCATTGGCTATCTGCCATGGTACTTTGGTATTCAGCAGCGTGATCCTAGTCATTTCTTTGATATGCATGTGGCTTTGGATTCGATAATTCCTTTTGTCCCGGCATTTATTGATATTTATATGTACTGGTTCCTCTTTGTCTTTGGCACCGGCTTATTTGTCTTCCTTTATAACAAAGAAGAATTTTATAAGTTCTGTCTGATGCTCTTTGGTGGGATGACTATTTGTCTGATCATCTTTACGATCTTCCCGACAACCTTTAATTATCGCCCAGCGCATATTTATGGAACGCCAGTTCAAAGATTCTTTTTGCATCTTGTTTATAGTGCTGATAAACCAACCAACGTTTTCCCCAGCATCCATGTCTATAACTCTTTAGGCTGTGCCATTATTCTCACTCACAGCAAATTATTTAAAGGGAATAAAAAGATGTTTGCATTTGCCTGGATTAGTGCTATTCTTATTACGTTATCAACGATGTTTGTAAAGCAACATTCCTGCATGGATGCCTTAGCGGCAGTCATCATCTGCTTTGTCATGTATCACATCGCTTATGGTCCTTTTGATCGTTATCGTCAAAAGGTCAATCATCAATAACATCTCTGATGTTATTCTGTCATCGTAGCTCAGCTGGATAGAGCATTCGCCTCCTAAGCGAAGGGTCGTGCGTTCAAATCGCATCGGTGACGCCAATGTCTATGACGGAAGTTATGTGGACTTCCGTTTTTTATTTGATTTAGGATCAATAAATCTTGAACAGATGACGATATGCAATCAACTGGGGGTTGAGGATGTTAGATGGCTGGCAGTTTCCAAATAATTGTGGAGATATACTCGTTATCTTGGAACCGAAAGCTTTAAAAGCTGTTCGTAGGGAGGATATTCTAAAATTTTAAAATCGTTGTAAGCCTGTATGAACATGTCGCCGGTATTATACAGCGGCAATGATGTCCACGTATTTCAAGGTGCTGGCTGCAAAAAAACGGTATAATTTTGCGGAATATACATCACTTTCACTTATGCATTAACAAAATGGATGAACGACTGCTCACCATATGGTTTAAAACCGGCGCTTTCGTGATACAGCAATATGACGTACTGATGGTGATTATTTATCGTTTGCGGCATCTATCAGCCTGTCTCTCATTCGCGACAAGTGTCTCAAAAGGCGTTTCTTAGACTAAAAGATTTTCTAAAAAACATCGCTTTTAAACAGTATAAAGAAGAAAATGGATTTATTTTTAAGAAGTTGAATATAAAACTTGAATGAAATCTTATTTTCCTGTAACATGTTCGTGTGCTAGATCCTCAAAGTTGAGCGGCCAAACTCATTTGGCTTTGAGGATCTGTGCCTTTCTAAAAATTGATAGGTTTGTTTTATCACATATCATAGCGAAACGATGAAGGTTATCACAATGTGCGGTTTCTAACCGCACGAATGATAACCTTTTTATATTATGAACTTGTTATTAAGTTGTTTCAATTTGCGGTTTACGAGCTAAAAGTAAATTACACACTGTGCGGGTCCACAGCAAGTGACGAATTGGTCATAGGTTTTGCGAAGACTTTTGGTATAGAGGAGCATGATAGGTTGTATTCTCAAATGTTCAGCTTTTATATTATCACTTTTGATGATGACCTTCTATGTACTTGCTTTGAAAAGTCTTTGTAAAGATGGAAAAAAGTAACGCTGATTTTACCTTATAAAAATGAAAAGTACAGTCTATTCAGTTTGTACTTTTCAAAAAATTCTCAAATGGAGAGTAGAGTACTATTCATCGAAAAATTGATTGTCCATAAACACTTCAATGCGCGGTAAAGTGAGTTTCACTTTTCCGTATCCATCAGACTGAATCAGGCCTTGACGGATGAGTCGCTGACGATAAACAGAAAATGCGCTGCTTGACATCGATAAGGAATCTCTAATGTCTTTAACACGGCCTGTCTTTGATGAACCAATTGCCATTAAGATCTTTCTTTTCACCGGGGATTGCTCCTGCCAAATCTTACTGTAGACATATTCATCCATATATACATCAAAGGAATTTAACACTTCTTCTGTGATATGTTTTGTTCCATTTTTAAAGCAAAGATAACCAGTCACTTGATAAGCGTAAGGATAGCCTTTCGTAAGGTTAGCCATTTCTCTGGCTTCTTCCAAGGTGTTTTTAAAAATCCCTTGATATTCTACAACCATAGCTGTTGTATTTAATGGACTTAAAGTGATTTTTGGCGCACGATATAAAAATGTGAGTGTCTTAACGTTTTGTAAATCGTAAATATTTTCATATAACCCTGTCATGAGTAAATAAACGGGATAATGTTCTCTAAGCAAAATTTGGAATGTGCTGGCAAATGTTCTCATGGTCTCTGAGTTCACAGCTTCATCAACTGAAATGAGTATTTTTTTTGTTTTTTTTCTTAACGACATCAAGCATTCTTTCAATGGCGGTGCTCAAATCAGTGATGGGAGGTTCACCGTTAATTTCTATGCCGATCCCCAAATGAGAAAAATTGAGTTTTGCAAGATTGAAGAAGCTTCTTAACTTTTGGTGATTATAGAGTTTCGCCGCAAAAGATTGCAGCAAGTTTGTTTCAATGCTTAAATCAAAAACAATCCAGCCCTGATCTCTGAAATAATCTTCAATATCTGTAAGGAATACAGTTTTACCTGATCCTCGTAAACCAGTAATCATATACAAATTACTGGTTGATGGGTTGGCGTTGAAGCTATGAATGATTTCATCTTTCAGTGTGTTTCTAGAAATATAGCTTGTTGGTTTGATCCCAAAATTTAAAGTGAATGGATTCATCAATTAAACCACCTTTTTACATTATGAATTTATCTTTTGTTATAACTTGTTATAACTTTATAATTTTGTTATAACTTGTTATAACTTTACTTATGCTTTATTTTATTTTGTGTTTCCTGTCGATGAAAGA harbors:
- a CDS encoding phosphatase PAP2 family protein codes for the protein MKEKIIAFYESHKYIWIVAVYFIGYLPWYFGIQQRDPSHFFDMHVALDSIIPFVPAFIDIYMYWFLFVFGTGLFVFLYNKEEFYKFCLMLFGGMTICLIIFTIFPTTFNYRPAHIYGTPVQRFFLHLVYSADKPTNVFPSIHVYNSLGCAIILTHSKLFKGNKKMFAFAWISAILITLSTMFVKQHSCMDALAAVIICFVMYHIAYGPFDRYRQKVNHQ
- a CDS encoding glycosyltransferase family 2 protein encodes the protein MKLLTVAIPSYNSEAYMAHAIESLLGSKEDLEILIIDDGSKDRTGEIGDDYQRKYPDTIRCIHQENGGHGAAVNTGIRNATGKYYKVLDSDDWFDGEALKKVISTLKSLGDEGVDMFIVNYVYDKPSDHKHKAIHYWNALPRNKVFHWYDMRPLLPSQNLLMHSVIYRLDVLKRCGLELPKHTFYVDNLFVYEPLPYVDTMYYLDVNLYHYFIGRADQSVNESVMIGRIDQQIAVNKRMIDAVDIMSLKSRMLRYYMIHYLTMITTVTTVLLTKAGTDEALAKRVDLWNYLQEKRPEEYHAIRRTLLGNAMRLHGRRGNKVMMKAYAIAQRIFDFN